ATAGACTTAGTTGTAGGTATCTTGCAGCAATATTAGCACCTAGTGAGCATAAACgagagctttttttttaaaaaaaattaaagagttGAATAAGTTAACGATTTTACTACAAGCTGTAACTGGCAGCACGCATCTAAgcttatataaaaatcaaacaaaatatttgatttttttttttcactagtGTGGAAAGAGTACATttacgtaggtacatacatagTTGTCGTACTACGTCACAGGAAACGCAAGACTATCGATTGTATCTGATAATTTACAAGCATTCAAATATTCAGTTATTTTATCTGGgttaaattttgtaatgtttttacCCTGTTCTCGTTGATCTATACTGTTTGTAAAACAAACGAAATGATGATAAAGTGACAGAAAGGTAAAGTAACTGACAATTAAAACGGAATTTATCAATCTATTAAGTAGACAGACAATAATTTACTTATCTGTCTACCTAATAAATGGATATGCCGGTCCGTTAAAAATGGCAGATTTTATTGTTAAAGTCAATGTCGTGTTAGATGACTGACTTACTTGCTCTAGTTGCTACGTAACTCAAGAGGTTCAGCATTGCTTAAGAGGGTTTTGCATAGCTTTGGGAGTCTATGAGGAATGTTGCCAGTTACATAAAAAGTAGCACAACAACTTTGAGACACATAACACTACAACGTCCGATTGTACCTAAGTTACATATTTACAATTGTACACAAACGCGTATAGAAGCACCCGACAGAAAAAAGCACCTAGTTTCCGAATAGAATAAGCGTACGATTGTGGCCTGCCGCTATAGACTCTGTTACCACTATTAACCATGCGtacaaacatattaaattactaaaCAATGGAAAAGAATAAAGAACgttctctttttttttctttctcacCAAATCACTGGGCGATTTGTGCCTGTACAGATTTAACGGTTCAGAGTACAGATATAACCTTCACTTTTAATGCATTACCTTCTTGCGTTTATAGTCTGTAAACATAGTTTATATCTATATACATTAATGGAGTTTCCAGCATCTAATTACCtggtataaaaatacataagctTTTCCCACGATATCAACTAGCTAAACGTTCCGGGTGCATTACAAAGTTTCACATTTAGAATATTGTGAATTGGATCTCATCTAAATGAGAAACAATTCTAAAACATTATAAAAGGTTGTGCATTAAAAGCGTCGATTAATGAAATCATTGTAGACCCCTATTAGTAGACGCATCGATTCAGTTCCATTAGAATCAATTCAACGTTTCTTCAAAGGCGGTCCTTCTTCGAATACGTCAGACGCGGACCAACGACGTTTGCGCGCGTCTTCCTTCACACTGAGGTTCTCTGGGTGCGTTTGTGGGGGGGCTGGGGCGAGGCTGGGCCCCACGGGACCCCCGGGGCCCGAGGGACCCATGGAAGCAGTGGTCGGGGTAGTGTGCTTCTTTGCAACAAGCGAGACACAGACGTCGCCAACTTGCAGTCTCTGGACGTGGAGGCCGTACCGTGCGAGCGTGCGCTCAGGCTTGCATGACGCCCATCCTCTGCCGTACACGAAGAATGGGTGCTCCACTGTGGACTCTAGCTCTacctgaaattaaattatcatcattaacaacccatattcggctcactgttggaCACGAgggtcctctcagaatgagaggggttaggccttagtccaccacgctggcccaatgcggtttggcagacttcatacgtggaaaattaaattatacactATGTTATTTTTTCACTACTCGTACTCAAAAATGCTATGATATTATAgttccacagcggggctaaacccatttcTATTGTTTTCTACTTAGcgccctcgccttacggctcgcgCCTTGAAAATACCTCGTACtgatataatgggtctttttagccccttgtataacaatgtactattttatttcattacaagttagccgacTGCGATTTCACTTGATGTTAGACaacttgattatttttattatagattttaaatGGTTATTACAAGATGACATGAGTTTTTATCAAGACGGGATGGGAAGCtcacaaaactttaaaaaagcAACACGATCGTGAGCGTATCCACGGGTAAAAGCTTAATAGGTATATAGAAACTTTTTATGATTGTTAGGATGAAAAACATGCCTACTGGgacaaataaatcaaatgtGCTCTTTAATACTGAGATAACTTCCCAACAGTAAGTGAAGATAAACGTGTTTTGATGAATTTACATTTTtggtatacttatttatatctCTGGATACGAAGAAACTGtacaataacattattttaatagcttATTGATAATGCCAACTTTAGGTTTTTAGAGAAATGAAAGAACACATCAGAactggtacgtcgattctctttcagcgatcgcaaacgcttcgaaaattcaaaaatgataggaataacatttgctatcgacaggtgatcaagttgtcgatcggatctgtgaTTTCCATACATGtttgtagttttcgaagcgttagcgtttgtagaaagagaatcgacgtgccactacAGGCCCTGAGAGTCAGTCAGCGAGAGCTGAGAGGCATAGGTTTTAACCCTCATGTGATTGTTAtgtcctcaatagctcaatagtAAAGGGGCTGGAAACACGTCAAGAGGTTGTgagttgtacccactcctaacaaagTCTTTTCCTACTAATTTGAGGGGATATATTTAAATGATGTGactaatattttgtaacaaaatgttTACTGCTGACAAGGAAAACCTTCAGATCTGACAGCCTTGTGATAGCCATTTCtaattttatacctactaattcAAACCGAGCAAAAATACACCGCTTACCCCGTGGATTCATAACGAACTGGAGGAGGAATTTAACAATACAATGACCCTAGTGTAAAATTCCTGGAGAGGAGCAAAAACCCCTTATTGACGAATTTGGGCAGAATTTGTCCGATTTGCACGGACTAAACGACCTCCTCTTGACTCTGAAGCCAGCATGGTGCCGCGATGCATTTCTTTATAACAACTCTATTGTGTAATGCCAaccctagttaaaagccttgtgcCAGCCACTGGTTTACCTGTGAGCGGTTCCTATCGTATGTGAGGGTGAGCGCCAGCCGCTCCCCGCGCTCATCCAGCCGCAGCAGCGTGCACTGCGTCAGCGCCAACTCGCCGCTTCTCTCTGAACTCATCACGAAGTCTTCTGTGCGCATCTCTTCTACGCGCCGCAGGGTACCGTCTTCCAGTCGTATTAACGCGCCGC
The DNA window shown above is from Bicyclus anynana chromosome 15, ilBicAnyn1.1, whole genome shotgun sequence and carries:
- the LOC112051921 gene encoding ataxin-1-like; translated protein: MISASLPGEALVQLGQLQLSHLYPPANMTPEFLAPPPRPYPRYPPRRPRDPMPPPAPSFAPVPPTYPFLPHPASYASYLYRARAPQPSAYPIRPRPSSGFVPPPPAPHSPHSPPVPAAAPQPPPREEPPPSPERGAPAPYFCRGALIRLEDGTLRRVEEMRTEDFVMSSERSGELALTQCTLLRLDERGERLALTLTYDRNRSQVELESTVEHPFFVYGRGWASCKPERTLARYGLHVQRLQVGDVCVSLVAKKHTTPTTASMGPSGPGGPVGPSLAPAPPQTHPENLSVKEDARKRRWSASDVFEEGPPLKKR